In Melanotaenia boesemani isolate fMelBoe1 chromosome 1, fMelBoe1.pri, whole genome shotgun sequence, the genomic window ataatcAGTAAAATGTCCTCTCAGCACAATAAAATTAACTTAtcattgatttgatttaaaatctGTATTAATATATTCACAATCACAACTAACCTTGCTTGTAAAGGCAGCCATCTCAAATAGGATTCTGTCCTGGATTGATGCAATGCTATCCTCACTAACGTATCTCAGCTTGAAGCGTGGATCAAGTGCACAAGCCATGTCAAGCAGTTCTTGTGTCACTGGATCCTTGTATTTTTCTTCCAGGTAAGTCAGGATTTTGGTTTTGATTGTGTTGGTCAGGTCTGCAGCATCATTGCTTACGTTGAGGATGGAGGAGCTGAACAGGTGGAGGACTGGCTTCACAAAAGAAATGCTGACATATTTCTCACTGGACAGTGCATCGGTAAACTCAATCAAAGGTTGAAGTGCTTTGTTGATGGCTTCCAGGACGTCAGTGTCCTGCCAAGTTGGTATGAGGTGCCGTGATTTTCGGTCGGAAGATAAGACTTGTGAAATGGCTCTCTGCTGTTCCAGGACTCTTGCGATCATCGCCTGCCTTGATCCCCACCTTGTTGGGCATTCGGTCTTCAGACCATGCTCTGGAAGCTTCAGCTCCTTTTGAGCCTGTGCTAGCTCCCTTTTACGCCTCCAGCTGTGGGAGAAACTGCTGACAAGCTTTTTACACATTCCTACAGCGCGGTCAATCCGGGGATCTTTCATTGCCGTCTCTGTATAAAAAACATAagtcatgttaaaataaaaacagaatacagtAATATTGTATGCATTCATCCAATCCCCACTTTggctacattttttttacatttaacttatatatttattttctcatgaatacttttttaaatatgtactATTCTGAAagtatgtatttttgttttgacaaCTTAAAATAAAGCCAATCAATGAATTAATTTTTCCAAAGGTAATTTCTGATTCATAGATTACAACTTACCAATCGCTAAATGGAGCCTGTGGCCAAAGCACTGAAGTCTTGTCCACTTATTAAGAGAGGTCGCCTTGATGACATTAGAGCCACTGTCTGTCATGATGCAGACAAGTCTCTCTTCTTGCAGGCTCCATGAAGTCAGTGCCTCCCGCAGTCCCTCAGCTATTGTTTCTCCTGTGTGATCTTCTGGGAAAAATGATGTTTGCAAGCACCGACTTTTCATTTGGAAATCCCCGTCTATGTAGTGAATAGTCAGGGACAGGTATGGTTCCATTGTTCTGCTGGACCATAGGTCAGTCGAGGTCGCAAAAAACTCGAGAGCTGAGATCTCCCTCTCTATTTCCTCCCGACGCTTATCATACAATGCAGGCAGCGCAACTTTTGAGAAATAATTGCGTGAGGGGATCTCGTATTTCTTGTCCAGGGTTTTGACCATTTTTCTGAAGCCTTCATTGCTCACTGTGTTGATCGGACACATGTCTTTGGCCAAATAAAACGATATTGCGTCAGTTATTTCGGCGTGTCTTTGGGACGTAGATGGATAAGGTGTTGCCCGCTGCAGGGTTGCTGTAATGGTCGTCTGTGTTGCAGCTGAACTCGGGCGGGAATTTCGTGAATTAACAGTTTTGGCCTTCATGCATTCctcatatttatgtttgtgatgttttttaagGTGATTGACTAAGTTGGTTGTGTTACTCTGCGGGGCAGACACTATACGGTTACATTCCTTGCATATAACTTGTTCCTGTTTAATGTCAGTCGCTCTGAATCCGAAATAAGTCCAGACAACGGACGTCGACCCGTTTCGAGGCACAAGCTCCTCACCAAGGTGCACCTCATCTCTAGATGCCGCAGTATTTTCAGCTGTCGACATGACTTGCTCTCCTTTTCTCCGACTACCTACAGCTGTAAGTGTAGCCGAAGGGTGTGCATGCTTCTTGTT contains:
- the LOC121640348 gene encoding E3 SUMO-protein ligase ZBED1-like; translated protein: MNAYNITVFCFYFNMTYVFYTETAMKDPRIDRAVGMCKKLVSSFSHSWRRKRELAQAQKELKLPEHGLKTECPTRWGSRQAMIARVLEQQRAISQVLSSDRKSRHLIPTWQDTDVLEAINKALQPLIEFTDALSSEKYVSISFVKPVLHLFSSSILNVSNDAADLTNTIKTKILTYLEEKYKDPVTQELLDMACALDPRFKLRYVSEDSIASIQDRILFEMAAFTSKENGPAEPSGGTEDAPSTSKKKKTLGSFFKVSGATTPRPTPHQEQQAAATELRSYLQCANLDSEEDPLDWWREHQRLYPKLSKLAKKYLSIPATSSPSERVFSTGGDVVTCLRSSLKPENVDRLVFLAKNL